A portion of the Sphingobacterium spiritivorum genome contains these proteins:
- a CDS encoding type I restriction endonuclease yields the protein MELKLKLEQLHQRVNGLKDQINTEEATKNAFVLPFIQLLGYDIFNPTEVIPEFICDIGTKKGEKVDYVIRNNDEPILIIECKHWKESADAHNSQLHRYYHVSKSRFGVLTNGLKYNFYTDLEKPNIMDEKPFLTIDIEDLKDSSIKILESFAKNQYNLENILDSAEALKYIKAIRKEFEKEIENPSDEMVKLLVNRFFDKSLTASRMTVFKEYTKKALTVSINESISDRLKSALHINEKIEKQDNSNPISIDENKDSEKVVTTDEEMEAFQIVKAILREKISSERIAHRDTQSYFGVLLDNNNRKPICRFHFNTSNKYLELFHNGKDAGEKVLLTDLDEIYNHRSELHLTVDNY from the coding sequence ATGGAACTTAAACTCAAACTGGAGCAACTGCACCAACGGGTCAATGGTCTGAAGGATCAGATCAATACCGAAGAAGCTACAAAGAATGCTTTTGTATTACCCTTTATTCAACTATTGGGGTATGATATCTTTAATCCTACCGAAGTAATACCGGAGTTTATCTGTGATATCGGAACCAAAAAAGGTGAAAAAGTAGATTATGTAATCCGAAATAATGATGAGCCTATTCTCATCATAGAATGCAAGCATTGGAAAGAAAGTGCGGATGCCCACAACTCACAGTTGCATCGCTACTACCATGTTTCCAAATCCCGATTTGGAGTGTTAACCAATGGATTGAAGTATAATTTTTATACCGATCTGGAGAAGCCGAATATTATGGATGAAAAACCCTTTCTAACCATTGATATCGAAGATCTGAAAGACAGTTCTATCAAAATTCTGGAAAGCTTTGCTAAGAATCAGTACAATCTCGAAAATATTCTGGATTCGGCAGAAGCCTTAAAATACATCAAAGCTATTCGAAAAGAATTTGAAAAGGAAATTGAGAATCCGTCCGATGAAATGGTCAAGCTATTGGTCAATCGTTTTTTTGACAAATCATTAACGGCAAGCCGTATGACGGTATTTAAGGAGTATACTAAAAAGGCGTTGACAGTTTCTATCAACGAATCCATCAGCGACCGGTTAAAGTCTGCCTTGCATATCAATGAGAAAATCGAGAAACAGGACAACAGTAATCCCATTTCCATTGATGAAAATAAAGACAGTGAAAAGGTTGTTACTACGGACGAAGAAATGGAAGCTTTCCAGATTGTAAAAGCTATTCTTCGGGAGAAGATATCTTCCGAAAGAATTGCGCACCGTGATACCCAGTCTTATTTCGGCGTCTTGTTGGATAACAATAACCGTAAGCCAATCTGTAGATTTCATTTTAACACTTCAAACAAATACTTAGAGCTATTCCATAACGGAAAAGATGCCGGAGAAAAAGTGTTACTGACTGATCTGGATGAAATCTATAATCACCGGTCTGAGTTACACCTCACAGTGGATAATTACTAA
- a CDS encoding YegP family protein, whose protein sequence is MGKFILTTRTNGEYQFNLEATNGQVILTSEGYKTKASCQNGIASVKTNAPLDNRYDRKEAKNGKYYFNLKAGNGEIIGTSQMYANNAGRDNGIESVKTNAPAAEIIDESI, encoded by the coding sequence ATGGGAAAATTTATACTGACAACAAGAACAAATGGAGAATACCAGTTTAACCTCGAAGCGACGAATGGGCAGGTCATTCTCACCAGTGAAGGCTATAAGACAAAAGCATCCTGTCAGAATGGGATAGCATCTGTAAAGACCAATGCTCCTTTGGACAATCGTTACGACAGAAAAGAAGCTAAAAACGGAAAATACTATTTCAATCTCAAAGCCGGAAACGGAGAGATTATAGGCACCAGTCAGATGTACGCCAACAATGCCGGGCGTGACAATGGAATCGAATCCGTGAAAACAAATGCACCAGCTGCCGAAATAATAGACGAATCGATCTAA
- a CDS encoding response regulator translates to MFRKVLIAEDHESANISVRKTLADLGIQHTDYVYYCDDALTRIEKALKADQPYDLLITDLSFEEDQYRQRLPNGDDLIKAVKQEQPTLKIIVFSAEDKAQIIDTLFEELNIDAYVRKARNDAQFLKEAINAIYQNRKYRSPNLKPIVKERNSYEFADFDITIISLLSQGVMQKDIPFHLQQRNIKPSGLSSVEKRLNHMKESLDFTKNEQLIAFCKDIGII, encoded by the coding sequence ATGTTTAGAAAAGTATTAATTGCAGAGGACCATGAAAGTGCCAATATTTCAGTACGGAAAACACTGGCTGATCTCGGAATACAACATACAGACTATGTGTATTACTGTGATGACGCCCTGACCCGCATAGAAAAAGCTTTGAAAGCAGATCAGCCATATGATTTGCTCATAACTGATCTTTCTTTTGAGGAAGATCAATATCGGCAACGGCTCCCTAATGGTGATGATCTTATCAAAGCTGTCAAACAGGAACAACCCACATTAAAAATCATCGTATTTTCTGCAGAAGATAAGGCTCAGATAATCGATACTCTTTTTGAAGAGTTGAATATTGATGCCTATGTCAGAAAGGCACGTAATGATGCTCAGTTTCTGAAAGAAGCTATTAATGCCATCTATCAGAACCGGAAATACCGTTCTCCTAATCTAAAGCCAATTGTCAAAGAACGAAATTCTTACGAATTTGCTGATTTTGATATCACAATTATTTCCCTGCTCTCTCAGGGAGTTATGCAAAAAGATATACCCTTCCATCTGCAGCAGCGGAATATTAAACCTTCCGGACTAAGCAGCGTGGAGAAACGTCTTAATCATATGAAAGAATCTCTAGACTTTACAAAGAATGAGCAACTCATCGCTTTCTGTAAAGACATCGGGATTATATAA
- a CDS encoding tetratricopeptide repeat-containing sensor histidine kinase codes for MLFISFLSCSKEADDDEKVVVNPYFDKAFEFVEINKLDSAFIYFDKAKELFLAVNDSLGAGKCLINNAITLTEQGDFFGGQETSLEAIKYLNENIKKHQYYLGSNYNNLGVATYNLKDYSNSLRFYELAVKFSEDSLNTRVYLNNMAKIYQEIGNYTESLKLYQHILAGASKNKIEYARALTNISYTKWLQNSNYDARPELFKALAIRVEEKDLWGQNSSYAHLSDYYHTRIPDSALFFANRMYTVAKEIKSANDQLEALQKLIKLSPSTISKHYFEIYQTLDDSVQTARNAAKNQFALIRYETEKHKTDNLKLQQDNTKKRFQLVSLIFVTLSGSVIGIILYRKRKQRLELKAETAIRENQLRTSKKVHDVVANGLYRVMTEIENQEDLNRENVLDKLEDMYEKSRDISYEKIEFEHQNFHEKIAALLRSFATDHVKVVLIGNTEELWKKVDAKVKYEIEHILQEFMVNMKKHSGASNVAVKFERSDNRIQISYSDNGIGIKDTLQFKNGLKNTGTRIENIQGAINFETQTERGLKIQFSFPVS; via the coding sequence TTGTTGTTTATATCTTTTTTATCCTGTAGCAAAGAAGCAGATGATGACGAAAAAGTGGTTGTTAACCCTTATTTTGATAAAGCATTTGAATTTGTTGAAATAAACAAACTAGACAGCGCTTTTATTTATTTTGATAAAGCAAAAGAACTATTCTTGGCTGTAAATGATAGTTTGGGAGCGGGTAAATGTTTGATAAATAATGCAATCACGCTAACAGAGCAAGGTGACTTTTTCGGTGGACAAGAAACATCCTTAGAAGCAATTAAATATTTAAATGAAAATATAAAAAAACACCAATATTATCTCGGCTCTAACTATAATAATCTTGGAGTTGCCACATATAATCTAAAAGACTATAGTAACTCTTTAAGGTTTTATGAATTGGCGGTTAAATTTTCTGAAGATTCTTTGAATACACGTGTTTATCTGAACAATATGGCAAAGATTTATCAGGAAATTGGTAACTATACTGAGTCATTAAAATTGTATCAGCATATTCTGGCAGGAGCAAGTAAAAATAAAATTGAATATGCTCGTGCACTAACTAATATTTCCTATACAAAATGGCTTCAAAATTCAAATTATGATGCCAGACCTGAGCTTTTTAAAGCGTTAGCTATCCGTGTGGAAGAAAAAGATCTTTGGGGGCAGAATTCAAGCTATGCACATCTTTCTGATTATTATCATACAAGGATTCCTGACTCGGCTCTGTTCTTTGCAAACCGTATGTATACCGTAGCTAAGGAAATAAAAAGTGCTAATGATCAATTGGAAGCCTTGCAAAAACTGATTAAGCTCAGTCCTTCCACTATATCAAAACATTATTTTGAAATCTATCAGACACTAGATGATAGTGTACAGACAGCCCGCAATGCAGCAAAAAATCAGTTTGCATTAATACGGTACGAAACTGAAAAACATAAGACAGATAACCTGAAACTGCAACAGGATAATACCAAGAAAAGATTCCAGCTTGTCAGTCTAATTTTTGTTACTTTATCAGGTTCAGTTATTGGCATAATCTTGTATAGAAAACGAAAGCAACGTCTGGAGTTGAAAGCTGAAACTGCTATCCGGGAGAATCAGTTGCGAACTTCAAAAAAGGTACATGATGTAGTAGCGAACGGATTGTATCGGGTGATGACCGAGATCGAGAATCAGGAAGATTTAAACCGGGAGAATGTACTGGATAAACTGGAAGATATGTATGAAAAATCCAGAGACATATCCTATGAAAAAATTGAATTTGAACACCAGAATTTCCATGAAAAAATAGCTGCTCTGTTAAGATCTTTTGCTACAGATCACGTCAAGGTTGTATTGATCGGAAATACAGAGGAACTGTGGAAGAAAGTGGATGCGAAGGTTAAGTATGAAATAGAACATATTCTCCAGGAATTCATGGTGAATATGAAAAAACATAGTGGCGCCAGTAATGTTGCTGTGAAATTCGAAAGGAGTGATAATCGAATCCAAATCTCTTATTCTGATAATGGAATAGGCATAAAAGATACTCTCCAATTTAAGAATGGTTTGAAAAATACGGGAACCCGTATTGAGAATATTCAGGGAGCAATTAACTTTGAAACTCAAACGGAAAGAGGATTGAAAATACAGTTTTCTTTTCCTGTATCTTAA
- a CDS encoding GNAT family N-acetyltransferase, with product MGNIIINKVTLSDIDQLQQIGKRTFSETFSTENSEENMLKYLDEGFALDKLTAELQDPDSAFYFAVLNSEVIGYLKLNWGQSQTELKDDKAIEIERIYVLKEFHGQKVGQLLYDKAIQIAQENNASYVWLGVWEENPRAIRFYKKNGFVEFDKHIFRLGDEEQTDIMMKLQLV from the coding sequence ATGGGAAATATTATTATAAATAAAGTTACGCTTAGTGATATAGACCAATTGCAACAGATTGGTAAGCGGACTTTCTCGGAAACTTTTTCTACAGAGAATTCAGAAGAAAATATGCTTAAATATCTGGATGAAGGATTCGCATTGGATAAGCTGACCGCTGAACTGCAGGATCCGGATTCTGCATTCTATTTTGCTGTGCTCAATAGTGAAGTGATCGGTTATCTGAAGCTGAACTGGGGACAATCTCAAACAGAGCTTAAAGATGATAAGGCGATCGAAATTGAGCGGATCTACGTATTGAAGGAATTCCATGGTCAGAAAGTCGGTCAGCTGCTATATGATAAAGCGATACAAATTGCACAGGAAAATAATGCTTCTTATGTCTGGTTAGGAGTATGGGAGGAGAATCCACGGGCAATACGATTCTATAAGAAAAATGGTTTTGTGGAATTTGATAAACATATCTTCAGATTAGGCGATGAGGAACAAACCGATATTATGATGAAACTGCAACTGGTATAG
- a CDS encoding DUF3667 domain-containing protein, translating to MAENCSNCNALIAGNYCSDCGQKVKLERINGHYIKHEIEHVLHFEKGILYTIKALLLHPGASVREFISENRNRLVKPIIFIVVTSLIYSLTAHFFHIEEGYINIEEAQKASAVNYLNQWVQGHYGYANLIMGIFIAAWVRLFFRKHDVNFYEIVILLCFVIGIEMLLCALFALLEGTTHLALLPIASVVALIYTTWGIGNFFDGKKAVNYVKAFFAYVLGTVSFSVAILIIGTVADLLLKH from the coding sequence ATGGCTGAAAACTGTAGTAATTGCAATGCGCTTATTGCCGGTAATTATTGTTCAGACTGTGGGCAAAAAGTGAAATTGGAACGGATAAACGGTCATTATATTAAACACGAAATTGAACACGTCTTACATTTTGAAAAGGGAATTCTTTATACGATAAAGGCATTACTGCTTCATCCCGGAGCAAGTGTTCGTGAATTCATCTCAGAAAACAGAAACAGACTTGTTAAGCCGATCATTTTTATTGTCGTCACTTCACTCATCTATTCGCTGACAGCCCATTTTTTTCATATTGAAGAAGGTTATATAAATATTGAGGAAGCGCAAAAGGCATCTGCTGTTAACTATCTAAATCAATGGGTACAGGGGCATTATGGTTATGCGAATTTAATTATGGGTATCTTCATAGCAGCATGGGTAAGATTGTTTTTCAGAAAACATGATGTCAATTTTTATGAGATAGTCATCCTTTTATGTTTTGTAATTGGGATCGAAATGTTATTGTGCGCATTATTTGCACTATTGGAAGGAACTACTCATCTGGCTCTTTTACCGATCGCTTCAGTGGTAGCGTTAATATATACCACATGGGGAATTGGAAACTTCTTTGATGGCAAAAAGGCTGTTAATTATGTGAAAGCTTTTTTTGCCTATGTTTTAGGTACGGTTTCATTTTCTGTAGCCATTCTTATTATCGGTACAGTAGCTGACTTATTACTAAAACATTAA